The Juglans regia cultivar Chandler chromosome 1, Walnut 2.0, whole genome shotgun sequence nucleotide sequence GTCCCTAGTCCATGCCAGAATGGTACCCAGTAGGAGTAGTCATTTCCCTCTGTTCATGCAATACAACGCTTCTTTGAAGGTTTCTTTCAAAAACTGTTGCTTTATTCACAATTTCTGAGAAGTTCTGAATCTGAAAGCCTACCACACGCTCATAAAGTTTCTCATTCAGTTCTAGTTCAAATTTGtgtgccttcttttcctcatcgggaatcaGATAAGTAGCAAAACAGGATAACTTAGTAAACCTAGCTGCATACTGATATACCGTCATTGTTCCCTGAACcaaggtggcaaattccatGGCCTTGTCCTCACGGAACGAGCTAGGGAAGAAGCGCTCAAGAAAGATCTGTTTGAAGTGCAGCCAACTGACTACCTCTGTCCCCTCTACTTCTCTGATAGTTCTTtcagagatccaccacctcttcgcTTCCCCGGTAAGCTTGAATGTGGAGTACGCCACCTTTTGCTCATCTGTATAGGTTAGGACTcgcaaaatctcctcaatgtcctgaatccaatcctccgccagagttggatcgcctctcccatcaaataaaggagGGTGCATTCGATTGAATTGCTCTACGGTACAACCCCCTTCATTATAGTTACGCTGGCGACCCGAAGGATTCTGCACgaggtcatcaattaattgatgcaCAGCTGCTCGTAGTACCTCGGAAGCACTcgggtttgcttccctttcgttCTCGTTTGCATTTAGTCCGACATGCTTCGTTCACGACAACGgggtggcatcctgacaaaataacttggatctttaataattgattcaaaaatagagtttatatgaacataaataattagtggGATTcgtaaaacaaaacatatatattatacttcaaaaaaatataagaatatctataaaagagaaaagaaataggCACAACggtaaaaaaaatagtcaatCTCCCAAAATCTAATACCTTACTCCATCTAACTATTCAAGAAGACTCCGCAATCAATCTAAACCTTAATCAACATGAACTTAGTTCATAGACCTGTGAAAATACCACACCTCCAAACCATTCCTAAAGCCTGCGAATTCTAAGACTTCCCACACCTCCAATATTCAACCCTATAGTTCGCTTTACTAAcataataaatctgaaaatgatttcttaaacaTCATCTATACTTTGAAATCTTACATACTATAGTTTGCAAAACCTCAaacttggctctgataccaaatgtaacacTCAAAACTCGATTGatctggagaattactacatgtctcttaagaacttatttcccaacacaactaaaataaaactccaaaactttaatagcaaaactcaacaTCAAGTATTCTAAATAACCatattgaaaactccacaaagtcattactgcagcaaaataaactaaggagtccataatctcccggtagtcataacaaactaactaataatttcataaatcttactaaacccaagatataattaaatctcaaaGACATTAAAGCAAAGAACAttagaattccttcttctaacatcatCTCTTCAgcttaaacacgttcaccaatctaatccaggtaatcagttggactctccacatcatctgaaaaatattataatgataaggggtgagttatcaacaactcagtaagcagaagacatatgctagcgtgcaaacatgagcatttaccaagtacaatatgcagaacaaaatattttatagagttatcATACagaataaaacatgttttccGAAAGTAATggagcgatgattttaagacaagtaaaacccgtaatactttggcataacataaactaaaTATCATCAttagatcaaaacagagcatcacacagagcagagaccatgtttcaccctcgtggtatggttgtgctaaccccggtggccaaaccaggcagagacagaggtgaaatctttcatttattcttctccgagccccgagtgtgcacacaggaaagaccacaataaaaccaatttgtttccaaagtgggtgcactcagagacagagaagttggtaccaacccaaacagagcagagcataacaaaGCAAAGCAGAGCAAagtagagacagagtcagatacaaataccagtacaccatgccaaagg carries:
- the LOC118348602 gene encoding uncharacterized protein LOC118348602; amino-acid sequence: MPFWSWRSPFKTQLFSPSYAAFSLQDIEEILRVLTYTDEQKVAYSTFKLTGEAKRWWISERTIREVEGTEVVSWLHFKQIFLERFFPSSFREDKAMEFATLVQGTMTVYQYAARFTKLSCFATYLIPDEEKKAHKFELELNEKLYERVVGFQIQNFSEIVNKATVFERNLQRSVVLHEQREMTTPTGYHSGMD